The following coding sequences are from one Halorubrum sp. BOL3-1 window:
- the mptA gene encoding GTP cyclohydrolase MptA, producing the protein MSHQLPDVQASAPDVTVGLSQVGVTGVEKLVKLARGDKRPIVLMAEFEVFVDLPSGRKGIDMSRNLATIDEILEEITREEAYRVEDVCGDAAERLLEKHDYTTTAEVSMRAELVTREDTPASGIETQSTADIIASATATEGGTREEIGAEVTGMTVCPCSQGMSESRARDKLAELGVDEETTEEFLEAVPQPGHSQRGHATLTLTTDGHPDVDLRDVIDVARDAMSARIYNMAKRPDEDHMTYAAHSDAKFVEDCVRALAEGTIKEFPHLPDDAVVHMKQSNDESIHQHNAHAEREVTLGDLRDELDR; encoded by the coding sequence ATGAGCCATCAGCTGCCGGACGTACAGGCGTCCGCGCCCGACGTCACCGTCGGGCTGTCGCAGGTCGGCGTCACCGGCGTGGAGAAGCTCGTCAAGCTCGCGCGGGGCGACAAACGCCCCATCGTTCTCATGGCGGAGTTCGAGGTGTTCGTCGACCTCCCGAGCGGCCGCAAGGGGATCGACATGTCCCGGAACCTCGCGACGATCGACGAGATCCTCGAAGAGATCACCCGCGAGGAGGCGTACCGCGTTGAGGACGTCTGCGGCGACGCCGCCGAGCGACTCCTGGAGAAACACGACTACACCACGACCGCCGAGGTGTCGATGAGGGCGGAGCTGGTCACCCGCGAGGACACGCCCGCGTCCGGGATCGAGACGCAGAGCACGGCCGACATCATCGCCAGCGCCACCGCGACCGAGGGCGGCACCCGCGAGGAGATCGGCGCCGAGGTGACGGGGATGACCGTCTGCCCCTGCTCGCAGGGGATGAGCGAGTCCCGGGCCCGCGACAAGCTCGCCGAGCTCGGCGTCGACGAGGAGACGACCGAGGAGTTCTTGGAGGCCGTCCCGCAGCCGGGCCACTCCCAGCGCGGCCACGCCACGCTCACGCTCACCACCGACGGCCACCCCGACGTCGACCTCCGGGACGTGATCGACGTGGCCCGCGACGCGATGAGCGCGCGCATCTACAACATGGCGAAGCGGCCCGACGAGGACCACATGACCTACGCGGCCCACAGCGACGCGAAGTTCGTCGAGGACTGCGTCCGCGCACTCGCCGAGGGGACTATCAAGGAGTTCCCGCACCTCCCGGACGACGCCGTGGTCCACATGAAACAGTCGAACGACGAGTCGATCCACCAGCACAACGCCCACGCGGAGCGGGAGGTCACCTTAGGGGACCTCCGCGACGAACTCGACCGATAA
- a CDS encoding class I SAM-dependent methyltransferase, whose protein sequence is MAEDPAGGGRRRAVTRTGDGGGPRSGDSSRLRRVRRSYDAWARVYDWFARATASVGGVRAACVESLGLAPGDTVVEFGCGPGVNLPALREAVGPTGRVVGVDVSTGMLDRAEGLVERRGWENVSLVEADAERPPVAAADGVLTTFVTSLFPDPYAVVRRWCALADAVVVAAFAPEGSRPANAALRAFVRLNGRLFDARTSDPLALLAGRTAAARRALDDATAVRERQRHLFGTIVVEAGRRS, encoded by the coding sequence GTGGCCGAAGACCCCGCCGGCGGCGGTCGGCGCCGAGCCGTGACCCGCACCGGCGACGGAGGCGGACCCAGGTCAGGCGATTCGAGTCGCCTGCGGCGGGTCCGGCGCAGCTACGACGCTTGGGCCCGGGTCTACGACTGGTTCGCGCGGGCCACGGCGTCCGTCGGCGGCGTCCGGGCCGCCTGCGTCGAATCGTTAGGCCTCGCGCCGGGCGACACCGTCGTCGAGTTCGGCTGCGGTCCCGGGGTCAATCTCCCCGCGCTGCGCGAGGCCGTCGGTCCGACGGGCCGGGTCGTCGGCGTCGACGTCTCCACCGGGATGCTCGACCGGGCGGAGGGCCTCGTCGAGCGCCGGGGGTGGGAGAACGTCTCGCTCGTCGAGGCCGACGCCGAGCGCCCGCCGGTCGCGGCCGCGGACGGCGTCCTCACGACCTTCGTCACGTCGCTGTTCCCCGACCCGTACGCGGTCGTGCGTCGGTGGTGCGCCCTCGCCGACGCGGTCGTCGTCGCCGCCTTCGCGCCGGAGGGGAGCCGCCCGGCTAACGCGGCGCTCCGGGCGTTCGTCCGGCTGAACGGTCGGCTCTTCGACGCGCGAACGAGCGACCCGCTCGCGCTGTTGGCCGGGCGGACCGCCGCCGCGCGGCGCGCGCTCGACGACGCCACCGCCGTCCGGGAGCGACAGCGCCACCTGTTCGGGACGATCGTCGTCGAGGCGGGGCGGCGCTCCTGA
- a CDS encoding mechanosensitive ion channel family protein, translating to MTVTGGGLGLVTELQSALTGNLQRVAASLIVVAVVLGVRQLTRWLKRRDDDLPSTRRLLLSAVVGLATAAGAIALIAVWDRSGALIETARSALSADQVSNVVLAVILLAVAYALTDFLGGVIRELADESASISEHQREVVLRLTQLTVYTAALLAVVGLFTDNVGSLLVGAGFLGIVVGMAARQTLGAVLAGFVLMFSRPFEIGDWVTVGDHEGTVTEISIMSTRLRSFDGEVVTLPNDTVRSGSVVDHSRRNRLRIEVEVGVDYEADLDRATAVVEEAVAGVDDVAEMPEPNAVTKRFDDSAVVLGLRYWIRNPSMRKRWRTQTDAMSAMKSALEAEEIVIPFPQQTLSARDDGVSGARLDASVEGHPGTHDGSGPGGGDGASDGDDDGSGESDG from the coding sequence GTGACCGTGACGGGAGGCGGTCTCGGTCTCGTGACGGAGCTCCAGAGCGCGCTCACGGGGAATCTCCAGCGGGTCGCTGCCTCCCTCATCGTCGTCGCCGTCGTCCTCGGGGTCCGCCAGCTCACGCGCTGGCTGAAACGCCGCGACGACGACCTCCCTTCGACGCGGCGCCTCCTCTTGTCGGCGGTAGTCGGCCTCGCCACCGCGGCGGGCGCGATCGCGCTGATCGCGGTGTGGGACCGGAGCGGCGCGCTGATCGAGACCGCCCGGTCGGCGCTTTCCGCCGACCAGGTGTCGAACGTCGTGCTCGCGGTGATCCTGCTCGCTGTCGCGTACGCGCTCACGGACTTCCTCGGCGGCGTCATCCGGGAACTCGCGGACGAGAGCGCGTCGATCTCCGAGCACCAACGGGAGGTGGTCCTCCGGCTCACGCAACTGACGGTGTACACCGCCGCGCTGCTCGCGGTCGTCGGCCTGTTCACCGACAACGTCGGGAGCCTCCTCGTCGGCGCGGGATTCCTCGGGATCGTGGTCGGGATGGCGGCGCGGCAGACGCTCGGGGCGGTCCTCGCCGGCTTCGTGCTGATGTTCTCCCGGCCGTTCGAGATCGGCGACTGGGTCACGGTCGGCGACCACGAGGGGACCGTCACGGAGATCTCGATAATGAGCACGCGGCTCCGCTCGTTCGACGGCGAGGTCGTCACGCTCCCGAACGACACGGTCCGATCGGGGTCGGTCGTCGACCACTCGCGACGGAACCGACTGCGGATCGAGGTCGAGGTCGGCGTCGACTACGAGGCCGACCTCGACCGCGCGACGGCGGTCGTCGAGGAGGCGGTCGCGGGCGTCGACGACGTCGCGGAGATGCCCGAGCCGAACGCCGTGACGAAGCGCTTCGACGACTCGGCGGTCGTCCTCGGCCTCCGCTACTGGATCCGCAACCCGAGCATGCGCAAGCGCTGGCGCACCCAGACGGACGCGATGAGCGCGATGAAGTCCGCGCTCGAAGCCGAGGAGATCGTCATCCCGTTCCCGCAGCAGACGCTCTCCGCCCGCGACGACGGTGTCTCTGGAGCGCGGTTGGACGCATCGGTCGAAGGTCACCCGGGGACGCACGACGGGTCCGGACCGGGCGGTGGTGACGGAGCGTCCGACGGCGACGACGACGGGTCGGGCGAGTCAGACGGATGA
- a CDS encoding 50S ribosomal protein L21e, with product MPSSNGPQKATRDKLSNKPRNRGTSPPQRAIQEFDEGSQVHLKIDPSVPKGRFHPRFDGRTGTVVGKQGSAFKVEISDGGKTKTLIVTAAHMRAQQN from the coding sequence ATGCCGAGTTCCAATGGGCCGCAGAAGGCGACTCGCGACAAGCTCTCGAACAAACCCCGTAACCGCGGCACCTCCCCGCCGCAGCGAGCGATCCAGGAGTTCGACGAGGGGTCGCAGGTCCACCTCAAGATCGATCCCAGCGTTCCCAAGGGACGCTTCCACCCGCGCTTCGACGGCCGGACCGGTACCGTCGTCGGCAAGCAGGGGTCGGCGTTCAAAGTCGAGATTTCGGACGGCGGCAAGACGAAGACGCTCATCGTCACCGCTGCCCACATGCGGGCCCAGCAGAACTGA
- a CDS encoding DUF655 domain-containing protein yields MDHADGDGTPGDDRNGGDDAADAGANGVDDGGPTAVLLDVLPNGRPDDDRPQSRKSPVAYGLGTGSFPLYELSLDGDADVSVSDRIGVDGPDVGRYREVSFDDLTRNAAAEIEYAVEAVVESDEERFVEFYNEAGPITLRLHRLNLLPGIGEKLRNDLLDERKRGPFESFDDVEERISGLHRPREMILERIVEEVRESDLKYRTFAGREE; encoded by the coding sequence ATGGACCACGCCGACGGCGACGGGACGCCGGGCGACGATCGGAACGGGGGTGACGACGCCGCGGACGCCGGAGCGAACGGTGTCGACGACGGCGGCCCTACCGCCGTCCTCCTCGACGTACTGCCGAACGGGCGGCCCGACGACGACCGCCCGCAGTCCCGCAAGTCGCCGGTGGCGTACGGGTTGGGGACCGGCTCGTTCCCCCTGTACGAACTGTCGCTCGACGGCGACGCGGACGTCTCGGTGAGCGACCGGATCGGGGTCGACGGTCCCGATGTCGGTCGGTACCGCGAGGTGTCGTTCGACGACCTCACCCGGAACGCGGCGGCGGAGATCGAGTACGCCGTCGAAGCGGTCGTCGAGAGCGACGAGGAGCGGTTCGTCGAGTTCTACAACGAGGCGGGACCGATCACCCTCCGGCTTCACCGGCTGAACCTGTTGCCGGGAATCGGCGAGAAGTTGCGGAACGACCTCTTAGACGAGCGTAAGCGCGGCCCGTTCGAGAGCTTCGACGACGTCGAGGAGCGTATCTCCGGACTCCACCGGCCGCGGGAGATGATACTCGAACGGATCGTCGAGGAGGTCCGCGAGTCCGACCTGAAGTACCGGACGTTCGCCGGCCGCGAGGAGTAA
- a CDS encoding RNA polymerase Rpb4 family protein, with the protein MTIFKEKLDEEYVTTSEAKEVLVEIEDERAADEDRDLRYELARAIEHVNRFADLDADESRELVEELAELEQVDLPTAVKITDLLPEDRTELRSVFAQERYSLDGEELDEILDVVVKYA; encoded by the coding sequence ATGACGATTTTCAAAGAGAAGCTCGACGAGGAGTACGTCACCACCTCCGAGGCGAAGGAGGTCCTCGTGGAGATCGAAGACGAGCGCGCGGCCGACGAGGACCGCGACCTCCGCTACGAGCTGGCCCGCGCGATCGAACACGTCAACCGGTTCGCGGACCTCGACGCCGACGAGTCCCGCGAGCTGGTCGAGGAGCTGGCCGAACTGGAACAGGTCGACCTGCCGACCGCGGTGAAGATCACGGACCTGCTCCCCGAGGACCGCACGGAGCTTCGCTCGGTGTTCGCACAGGAGCGCTACTCGCTCGACGGCGAGGAGCTCGACGAGATCCTCGACGTCGTCGTGAAGTACGCCTGA
- a CDS encoding 16S ribosomal RNA methyltransferase A, translating into MTDSSTGEDAAYGRRDPDALARRAGTRADPDRDQHFLVDDRVLDRIPGYLPDDADRSHLLEIGGGAGALTDRLLATVTAESTADTAADAAAEPGRLTVIERDGAFVEFLRSEFAAAVADGPLEVVEGDALDVDLPPFSACVANLPYGVSSEVAFRLLPEKRPLVLMFQAEFAERMVASAGESEYGRLSVSAQHYADVEIVERVPKEAFDPQPAVESAVVRCTPRDPDYTVGDEAFFLRFVKALFTQRRKTVRNAVRNTAHISGLDDPEAVVDAAEEELLGSRPGTLDPAAFAALAELARERGSPTEA; encoded by the coding sequence ATGACCGACTCATCGACGGGTGAGGACGCCGCGTACGGGCGCCGCGATCCCGACGCGCTCGCGAGGCGGGCCGGCACGCGCGCGGACCCCGACCGCGACCAGCACTTCCTCGTCGACGACCGGGTTCTCGACCGGATCCCGGGCTACCTTCCGGACGACGCCGACCGGAGCCACCTGCTGGAGATCGGCGGCGGCGCGGGCGCGCTCACGGACCGCCTGCTGGCGACGGTGACGGCCGAGTCGACCGCAGACACGGCCGCGGACGCGGCCGCCGAACCGGGGCGCCTGACCGTGATCGAGCGCGACGGCGCCTTCGTCGAGTTTCTCCGTTCGGAGTTCGCGGCCGCGGTCGCTGACGGCCCGCTCGAGGTCGTCGAGGGCGACGCGCTCGACGTCGACCTCCCGCCGTTCTCGGCGTGCGTCGCCAACCTCCCGTACGGCGTCTCCTCGGAGGTCGCGTTCCGGCTGCTCCCGGAGAAGCGGCCGCTCGTGTTGATGTTTCAGGCCGAGTTCGCGGAGCGCATGGTGGCGTCGGCCGGCGAGTCCGAGTACGGTCGGCTCTCGGTCTCCGCGCAACACTACGCCGACGTCGAGATCGTCGAGCGCGTCCCGAAGGAGGCGTTCGACCCGCAACCGGCCGTCGAGAGCGCGGTCGTGCGGTGTACACCCCGCGACCCCGACTACACCGTCGGCGACGAGGCGTTCTTCCTCCGGTTCGTGAAGGCGCTGTTCACCCAGCGGCGCAAGACGGTGCGGAACGCGGTGCGGAACACGGCGCATATCTCCGGGCTCGACGACCCCGAGGCGGTCGTCGACGCGGCCGAGGAGGAGCTGCTGGGCAGCCGCCCGGGCACGCTGGACCCGGCGGCGTTCGCCGCGCTGGCCGAGTTGGCCCGCGAGCGCGGGTCGCCGACGGAAGCGTGA